AAAGGCATCGGCGGCATGGGCACGCCAATGGCCATGAACCTCGTCAAACCAGAGATTGATAAACACTGGTCACCAGGCGAGCACACCGGGACATTTAGAGGTCAGTGTTTGTCCTTTGTCGCTGGCTCAGAAGCCCTGAGCTATTTTGAAGACGAAAGCTTAATGGAAGAAGTGGCGCAAAAAGCCGCCACCATGCGCGGTGCCGTCGACGCCCTGGCAGATCGCTATGACAGCATAGAAATTCGAGGCAAAGGCATGATCATTGGCGTCGATGTTGGCAATGGCGATCTCGCCAAAGCCATTGTCGCCAAATGCTTTGGTCGCGGTCTTCTCGTTTCAGCCTGTGGCAGCGGCGGCCGAGTGGTCAAACTTATTCCGCCCTTAACCATCCCCAATGACGACTTGAACACCGCGCTGGATATTCTCGTTCAAGCCACCGCAGAAATCATGGAGGCCGCATGAAACAACGCGATGATATGACCTTTGAGTTTGCCGAATACGAGCAGCGACTGGCCGCGCTGCGCCAACGTATACAAAAGCGCCGCTTAGATGCCGTGGTCATTACCGATCCTGAGAACATTATGTATCTCACCGATTACCAGACCACCGGCTACTCCTTCTTTCAGGCGCTGGTGGTACCGCTGGATGATGAACCATTTATGATCACCAGGGCATTGGAAGAATCCAATGTCCACGCTCGAACCTGGGTAGAGCGCACCCGGCCCTATCCCGATACCGGCGACGCCATTCAAATGCTGGTGGATGCGCTACGCGAGTTTGGTCTGGACAAAAAACGTATAGGCTATGAACGAAACAGCTATTTTTTCCCGGCTTACCAACAGGACCGCATCCACACCACGCTGAGAGAAGCCAAGCTGCTGGACT
The DNA window shown above is from Spongiibacter sp. IMCC21906 and carries:
- a CDS encoding aminotransferase class III-fold pyridoxal phosphate-dependent enzyme; translated protein: MYCKPSVSGAAGIPLEHVKHYPFGEDSTITQLRAMYSDSSSGMLPPAAFLVEPIQAEGGVNIASQAWLKDLCDLAKEFGSLVIFDDIQAGCGRTGSYFSFDGMGLDPDIICLAKGIGGMGTPMAMNLVKPEIDKHWSPGEHTGTFRGQCLSFVAGSEALSYFEDESLMEEVAQKAATMRGAVDALADRYDSIEIRGKGMIIGVDVGNGDLAKAIVAKCFGRGLLVSACGSGGRVVKLIPPLTIPNDDLNTALDILVQATAEIMEAA
- a CDS encoding aminopeptidase P family N-terminal domain-containing protein, with amino-acid sequence MKQRDDMTFEFAEYEQRLAALRQRIQKRRLDAVVITDPENIMYLTDYQTTGYSFFQALVVPLDDEPFMITRALEESNVHARTWVERTRPYPDTGDAIQMLVDALREFGLDKKRIGYERNSYFFPAYQQDRIHTTLREAKLLDCFGIVEQDGSVNRPLKSSLCTGQQLPLRLA